The Deinobacterium chartae DNA segment GGCGCGGGCATCGACGCGGAGATGATCCGCGAGAGCGAGGCGCTCAAGGACCGCCTGGGCGTGGCCGCCTACGTGGTGGGGGTGCTCAAGAAGATCGGTCTGCAGGAGTCTGCGCTGACCCTGACCCTCGACGGCCGGCGCGTCGAGACGCACGGCGTGTCGGTGCTGATCGCCAACTTCGGGCTGATCAACTTCGGGCTGCCGATCGCGCCCGGCATCGATCCGGCCGACGGTCTGTTTACCGTGGTGGTCCTCAAGGGCAAAACCACCCTGGACCTGCTGCCGCACCTGATCGACTCGGTGCGCTCCAAGCTGGGCCTGGGCGACCCGGCCTTCGCCGAGCGCCTCGAGCTACACACCTGCCGTGAACTGATCCTCGAGGCTGATCCGCCGCTCGAGGTGCAGTACGACGGCGAGCTGATGGAAGCCACCACGCCGCTGCGCGCGCGGGTGCTGCCCGGGGCCGCGCGCTTTATCTGCATGCCGCCGCCGGTCGAGACCGACCCGCAAGACGCCGAGATCAAGTGACCGCCTCGAGGCGGATTTTTGGGGAGCTCCCCAAAAATCCGCCTCGTAAAATCGGCGCCAAGGGGCCTCGAGGAAATTTCGAGGGTTACGGGACCCGGCTCGGACTCGAGGGCCTTTGAATGGCCTTACAGGCCGCAGCTGCAATCCGTGGTGCTGAAAGCCGTTTTCTATCACCTATAATTTCACTTATAGGTGATAGAGGCAGCGGTTTGCTGTATCATGGAGCGCATGAGGACCCACCGCCTGCTGATGTGGACCGGGATCATCCTGCTGTCGTTCATCATCGTGTACTCGCTGATGAACCTGAGCGTCTTTCCCGGCTGGCTGGTCGCCGCCAACGTTGCCCTGGCTGCGGCCCTGATCGCCGCGCTGGTCCTGTTAAGCCGCCGCTCGCGGCGGCGCTGACCCGAGGAGCCCGGTGAGCGAAGCCCTGATTCTGGCCTCGAAGTGGTCGCAGGCGGAAAACCGCCGCCGCGAGGGTCTGCGCGCGGCCCACACCCAAGACGCCGATACCCTGATCGACCTGATGACCACCTACGTGCGCCTGAAATCCTCGAGGAAAGGCCGGGTGAGTCCGCTGACCCTGACGCACTACGCCGAGAGCGTGCGGCGCTTTCTCGAGTACGCCGGTCCCGCCGAGTCACCGCGCCTGGCGCTGAATCAGCTGAGCGGCGACGACCTCGAGGTGTGGCTGCTGCACCTGCAGGAGCAGGGCCTGTCGCCCGCCTCGGTCAAGCGGCACCTGTACGGCCTGCGCAACCTGTTCAAGGCGCTGGTGTGGGCCGGGGTGTACAAGACGGATCCGAGCGCCGACGTGCGCCCGCCGCAAGACGCCACTCCGGCGCACGCCAAGAAGGGCGCTCTGCCGCTCGAGCTGTATCGCCGCCTGCTGGAGCTGCCGCAGGAACTGCACGGCGATGGCCCGCAAATGCTGCGGGACCGGCTGATGCTGATGCTGGGCGGCACGGCGGGACTGCGCGCCGCCGAGATCGTGGGCCTCGACGCTGCGGACCTCGACCTGCGGCTGCGGCGGCTGCGGGTGCGCGGCAAGGGCGCCAAGACCCGGGTGGTTCCGCTGACCGGCACGCTCCTCGAGGCCCTGCAGGCGTGGTTGCGCGCGCGCGAGGTGATGCGCCTCGAGGGACGGCTGCACACCGAGGCGCTGCTGGTGTCGCTGAGCAACAAGAACGCGGGCGGGCGGCTCACCATCCGGGGCGCGCGCAACATCGTCAATCCCTACCTGGACCGTGCGGGGGTGCCGCAGGACTGGTTCGGGTTGCACACGCTGCGGCGCACGGCCGGGACGCACCTGTACCGGGCCACCCGCGATCTGCACGTGGTCGCCGACGTGCTGGGGCACTCGAACGTGAACACCTCGGCGATCTACGCCAAGATGGACGCGGACGTGCGCCTCGAGGCGCTCGAGGCGGTGGAGCGCCTGCGCCAAAAGGACGATAAATGACTCCGGGTCATTTGATGTGACCATCCGCAGGGAGGCGGGGGCGGGGCGTTTCGGCAAAGCCGGCGACGAGCGGGAAGCGGACGCGCTTGGGACCCGGGAACGCCGGGGCTCGCCTCCTCTTCCCTGCCCTGAATATGCCTCTAGGCTATCTTTTATTCGCATATTATGTTATAATCTAAATCAATCGGGGCCAGGACGCCCCTCGAGGTGACCTATGAAACAGCTTGCAGACGTACAGAAACGACTGGCCGCCCCCTTCCCCAGCCAGGAAGTCGGCTTCAAGCCGCAGGCGTACTCGCGCGACCGCAAACGCGCCATGCTGCTCGCCTACGTGGACGCCCGCGCGGTCATGGACCGCCTCGACGAGGTCGTTCCCGGCGAGTGGTCCTTCGAGATCGAGGTGATCGCGGGGGCCGCGGTTCCCAGCGTGCGCGGCAGCCTCACCATCATGGGCGTGACCCGTCAGGACATCGGCGAGGGTGACACGCTCAAAGCCGCTGCCAGCGACGCGCTCAAGCGCAGCGCCGTTCACTTCGGCGTCAGCCGCTACCTCTACGACCTTCCTCAGTTCTGGGTCGCCTGGGACGACGCCAAGAACCAGGCGGCCGAACTGCCCCAGTTGCCCGACTGGGCCAAGCCCGCTTCTGAGCGCACGCCCGGCGGCAGCCACATCGTCGCGGCCCTCGAGGCCCTGCGCAGCGACCTGCCCAGCGACGTCGAGGTGCAGCGCGAACTGTACCGCCACCTCAAGGCCGCCCTCGAGGCCGCGCATCCCCGCTCGGGCCGGGCAGCGTAAGACAGGCATGGCGGCGGCCCTCCTTTTGGGAGGGCCGCCGCCATGATCCGGCAGGGACTGTACAGATCACCCTTTCCGCCCGCAGGCCCGCAGGCCTACACTGGACCGGTCGCGCCCGTACGGACGGGGTCGTTTTTTCCAGGAAGGTCTGTATGGCAACACTGCTCACCCTGCTGCTGGTTCACCTGATCGTTCTAATCACGCCCGGCCCGGACTTCTTCATCGTCTCCAAGACCGCGCTGGCCCGTTCCAAGCGCGTGGCGATGGCGACGGTGCTGGGCATCACCACCGGAGTCGGGCTCTGGGCCCTGCTCTCCCTGATCGGCATTCACGTGCTGTTCGAGCGCCTCGCCTGGATTCAGACCGTGCTCAAACTGGCGGGCGGCGCTTACCTGCTGTACCTGGGTTTCTTGATGTGGCGCGGTACGCTGGGACCCGCCGCGCAGGCCCCGGCCGGGGAAACCCCGCTGGCCGGGAGCGCGTGGCTGGGATTCCGCTCGGGCCTGCTGACCAACCTCTCCAACCCCAAGGCCATCGCCTATTTCGGCTCGATCTTCTCCACGCTGGTCACCCCCGAGAGCGGCGCGGGCCTGCGCGCGGCGATGTTCGCGATCGTGCTGGTCGAGACCTTCGCGTGGTTCACGCTGGTCACCTACCTGCTCTCGCTGCCGCGCATGCAGGCCGCTTACCGCCGCGCACAGGTCTGGATCGACCGCGTGGCGGGCACGGTGGTCGCCGGCTTCGGTCTGCGCCTGCTGGCCTTCAGCCGCTCCTGATCCTGACGCGGCGGGGCGGGCACGGCAACTGCCGTGCCCGCCCCGCGCGTTTCCTTCAGCCCACCAGCCCGGCGGCCTCCTCCGCACGGATCGAGAAGGTCCTCGAGACGCCGCGCGCATCGGTGGTCACGCCCCACAGCGCGTCGGCGATTTCCATGGTGGCCTTCTGGTGCGTCACCAGGATGAACTGGGTGCCACGACCGGCCAGCAGCTTCAGGAAGCCGGCGAAGCGGCGGATGTTCGCCTCGTCCAGCGGGGCGTCCACCTCGTCCAAGATCGCCAGCGGCAGGCCGCCGCCCCCCTCGGGCGCTTCGGCGAGCGAGAACAGAAACGCAAGACCCACCATGGTGCGCTCCCCGGCCGAGAGCAGGTGCAGGCTGCGCGTGCGCTTCTCGCGCGGCTGCACCGCCAGCCGCAAGCCCACCAGCCGCCCGTCTTCCGAGCGCACCGCCTCGAGGTCGCCGTTGCCGCACAGTTCGGCGGCGTGCGCGTGAAAAGCGCGCCGCACCCGTCCGTAGGCGGCCTCGAGCTGTTCGCTGACCAGCCGCTCGAGGCCGCCGACCGCCTCGAGCAGTTCGTCCGCCGAACGCTGAGCGTCGCTCAGGTCACGCCGCAACGCCGCCAGACGCTCGCTTTCGATCAGAAAGTCGGCCTCGGCGCGGTTGTTGATCGGGCCCAGCGCGTGCAGGTCGCGCTCGGTGCGCGCGAGTTCGGCCTGCCACGCGCGCGGTTCGCCCTCGAGGGCAACGGCCTCCACCTCGGGCAGGGCCTCGAGGGCCGCTTCGCGCCGCGCGCGGCTGAGGCGCGCGTGGTCAAGGTCGGCCCGCAACGTGCCCAGTTGCGCGGTCAGGTCGGCGTAGCGCGTTTCGAGTTCGCCTCGGCGCGCCTCGAGCGGGGCTACCTCGGGCCGGGCGTGCGCGGCGAGGTCCGCTTCGCGGGCGTCGCGTTCGGCGCGGGCCGCCTCGAGGTCCGCGCTCTGGCGGGCCAGGTCGGCCTCGAGCGCAGCGAGGCGGCTGCGGACGCGGTCGGCGCGCGCCCGGGCCTCGTCGTAGCGCTCCCACAGCAGCTGCGCGGCGCGGGCCGAGGCGGCGGCCTCCTGCTGGTCGCGCTCGGCGGCGCGGGCCGCCTCGAGCTGTCGGCGCAGCTCGGTCAGTTCGGCCTCGAGGCGGGCGGGATCGGTGACCGCCTCGGCCCGCGCGTCGGCGGGCTGCTCGGGCGGGCTGCCCGCCAGCTGGGCAGTCAGGGTTTCCAGGCGGGATTGCAAGGCGGCGGCCTCGCGCTCGGCGGCGCGCAGGTCCGCTTCGGCGCGGGCGTGACAGGCGCGCAGGTCGGGCAGGGCCGCCTCGAGGTCGCGGGCGCGGGCAGCGGCCGCCTCGAGGTCGCTGCGGGCACGCGCCAGCGCAGCTTCGAGGCGGCCGAGTTCGTCCTCGAGTTCCTGCAGCCTGCGCTGCTCGGCCAGCACCGAAACGCCCGCGTCGCGCAGGCGTCCGCCGGTCAGGGCGCCGCTGGCCTCGAGGACCTCGCCCGCGCGGCTCACCATGCGCGGCCGGGCGGCGTAGCGACGCGCGAGGCGCACGGCCACGTCGTCGCTCTCGACCAGCAGCGTGTCGCCCAGCAGGTGCTGCGAGATGATCGCCGGGTCGCTGGGCACCAGGTCCGAGGCGTAGCCGATCACGCCGTGTTCGCGCTGCAGCGCCGCGTCCCGGCGGATGCGCGGACGGATCAGGTCGAGCGGCAAAAAGGTGGCGCGTCCGCCGGTGCGCTTGAGGTGCGCGATCACCGCGCGCGCGGTCTCGGCGTCTTCGACCACCACCTGCTCGAGGCGGCGGCCCAAGGCGGCGGTGACGGCCACCTCGTGCTCGGCGGGCACGCTCAGCGTATCGGCCACCGAGCCGATGATGCCGGGCAGGCCGCTGCGCAGCGCGTTGCGCGGCCCCTCGCCGTATCGGGCGTAGGCGTTGAGGGCGGCCTCGAGGCGGGCGCGTTCGCGCTCGAGCGGGGCGTGGGCGGCCTCGAGGCGGGCGGCCTCGGCCCGCAGGCGGGCCGCTTCGCCGCGCGCGGTCTCGAAACCCTGCAGTTTCGAGGCCAGTTCGGCCTCGAGGGTCGCCGTGCCCTCTCGCAGCGGGGCAAGGCGACCCTCGAGGGCCTCCAGGGCCTGCCGGGCCTCGCCGATCAGGGCCTGCAGGCGGGTCTGCTCGGCGAGGCGCGCGGCTGCGCGGGCGTCTTGGGCGGCCTGACGCTGGGCTGCGGCGGCGCGCGCCGCTTCGGCTTCGCGCAGGGCGCGCTCGCTGCGCGTGGCGCGCGCCTCGAGGTCGGCGCAGCGAGCGCGGGCCTCGCGCAGCGCCGCGCTTTGCGCGGCGAGGTCCGGGCGTTCGGCCCGGGGCGGCTCGACCTGCAGCGAGGCGAGCTCTTCCTCCAGGCGCGCGCGGTCCGCGCGCAGGCGGGCGCAGAGCGACTCGGCCGCCTCGAGGCGCGCGCGGGCCGCCTCGGCCAGACCGGCCGCGCGGCGGTACTCGGCGTCTTGCACTCCGGCGGCGACCAGCGCGGCGCGCACCGTTTCGAGTTCGGCCTGGGTGCGCTGCAGTTCGGCGGCGCATGCGACCGACGCCTGCGAGAGACGGGTTTCCTGTTCGGTCAGGCGCGCGATCTCGTCTTTGAGCCCCTGCTGGCGGTGGGCGGCCAGCGCCGACTCGAGCAGGGCGCGGCGCGCGCTCAGTTCGGCGTGACGGCGCGCCTGGGCCGCTTCGACCTCGAGGGCCACCACCCGGGCGGCCAGCTCGCTCTCGATGAGGCGCACCGACTCGAGGTGACGGTGCGCCTCATCGAGCCGCTCTAAGGTCTGGGTGCGGCGATGCGTCAGCTTGGAAAGCCCGGCGGCCTCCTCGAGGTAGCCGGCCAGCGTGCGGGTGTCGGCCGAGACCACCGAGGACACCTCGCCCTGCCCGATCACCGCCAGGCCGCCCACGCCCAGGCCGGAGCCGCGCAGTGCGGCCTGCACGTCGCGGGCGCGCACCGGGCGGCCCAGCAGTTCCTGCTCCGAGTCGCCGTCGCGGTACACCCGGCGGGCGATGTTGAGGCGGGCGGGCAGCTCGGGGGCCTGCACGCCGCTGAGCTCGAGTTCCACTTCGGCCATGCCCAGCGGGGAGCGTCCGCTGGAGCCGTGAAAGATCAGCTCGGCGGAGTTCTGGGCGCGCAGCTCGCGGGCCCGGGCGGTGTGCGTGACCCAGCGGATCGCCTCGACCACGTTGCTCTTGCCGCTGCCGTTCGGTCCGATCACCGCGTTGATGCCGCCCAGGAACTCGAGGCGCACCCGTTCACCGAAGCTCTTGAACCCGAAAACCGTGAGGGCGTCAATGCGCATGCGGGGTACGGAGCCTCACTGGACCGGGCAGTCCTCGGCGCGGAACGGGTCTTGCAGGTCCATGTGGCCCAGCAGGGTCTCGGCGTTCTCGCCGTCCACCAAGAAGGTCACGTCGCGCTCGCTCGAGGCCGGCGGCAGGTCGAGCAGGGTGCGTACGATGCCGCACACCAGCATGGTCTCGCCGCTCGAGCCGTAACGCAGCTTGCCGTACGCGTCGGGCAGGTCCACGTAGTAGTGCGTGCCGCGCAGGTACACCTGCGGGGTCTGGCTGTCCTTGGGCACCAGGGCCACCAGGTCGGGATTCCGGGGACCGCTGACCAGCGCGGCGAGGGCCGCCTGGGCGAGCGCGGCGGCGTCGCGGGCCTCGGGCTGCACCGAGCGGCGCTCGGTGCGCAGGCGTTCGGCCTGCGCGTCGCTGAAGTAGAGGGCCACGGTCTGTGCCTGCGCGCGCGGCTGCTCGTTGCGCTGCGCCGGTTCGGGGATGGGCGCGGGCCGGGCGGCCCAGAAGTACGCTCCGCCTGCCAGCAGCAGCAGCAGGGCGGCGATGATGTTAAAAGGCGTCAGCAGTTTCTTCATGTGGGGTTCTCCGGCCGCTCGGCCTTCGGCGGGGTCAGGTAGCGCGCCACCGCCCGGGCGATGGCCGCCGCCGCCGAGCGGAGCTGCTGGGGATCCTCGAGGCGCTCGAGGTCCGCGTCCGAGGAGGGCCAGCCCAGCTCGACCAGCAGCGCCGCGCGCGGGGCCTGCTCGAGCAGGTACAGCTTGCGGGTGGCGCGCTGGTGCACGTCAAAGCCGGCGCGCTTGAGGTCCGTGGCGATCTCGGCTCCCAGGCGCGCGCTGTCCTCCGGCGGGCTGACCGCCAGCGGAAACTCGCTGGTGTCCTTGCTGCGCAGGGCATGGATCAGCTGCAGCGGGCTGTCTCCCTCGAGGCGGTAGAGGGCTGCGCCCGAGCCGCGCGCTCCGGGCAGACCGCCCAGGTGCAGGCTCAGAAAGACGTCGCTGCGCCGCGCCAGGTCGGCGCGTTCGGCCAGCGGCACGTCGGTGTCGCTGGTGCGGGTGTAGCGGACCACCCAGCCGGCCTTGCTCAGCAGTCGGCCGACCTCGCGGGCCAGTTCGAGGGTCACGGCCTTCTCGGTCAGGCCGCGTCCCACGCCGGGGTCGGTGCCGCCGTGCCCGGCGTCGATCACCACCAGCGGTTTGAGCACGCGCGCCTCGAGAGCGCTCTGTTCGCGTTCAAAGGCCGGGCCGGCGTCGAGGATCACCCGGGCGGGGCGGCCCGGTTCGGGCGGCAGCGTGTGCAGGCGGTATCCGGCACCGGAAGGCAGGTCGGCGCTGACGGTCAGACCGCCGTTTTTGGCGGTCACGACCGCGCGTTTGAGAAACTTGCCACGGGTGGTGTAGGTGGCCTCTTTGCCGCTGGTGCCGGGCAGGCTCAGCACCAGGCGGTCCCCCTCGAGGCGTGCGGCCGGAGTCACGCCGCGCGAGAGGGTCAGCACCAGGCGGTCGTACTTCGCCTCGGCCTTGGAGGCGACCCCCAGCAACTGCCGTCCGCCCTGCTGAAAGCGGCCCGGGGTGTACTCGGCCCCAAACGCCTGGGCCAGGGTCGCGACCGGCAGGTAGAGGTTGCCGTTCACCACGGTGGCCGCCTGGCCGATGCGGCGCTCGAAGCCGCTTTGGTACACGTAGTTCTGGTACGGGGCGGCTGCGCTGTTGTAGTCCAGCGGGATGAGGGCCACCCGCCCACCCTGCTCTACCCGGATCAGGTCGCCGTCACGGGTGACCTGGAATTCGCCGGCCAGCGTCTCGCGGCGCACGTATTCCTGGCCGTACAGCAAGATGGACGGCTGAGAGCGTCCGTTGAGCTGCAGGCGGCTCACGGTGACCTGCGCGGCGGCCAGGGTCAGCAGGGCGCAGGCTCCCAGGGCAATCCAACGGCGCTTGAACCTCATAACTCGCGCAGCTCGCGTTTCACGGTCTTCTCGGCCTCGGTGCGGCGCTTGTCGTGCAGCTTCTTGCCGCGCGCCAGCGCGATTTCCACCTTGGCGTAGCGGCCCTTGAAGTACAGCTTGGTGGGCACCACGGTCAGGCCTTTTTGCTCGAGGGCCCGGCGGATCTTCTCGATCTCCTCCGCGTGCAGCAGCAGTCGCCGTTTGCGGCGCGGCTCGTGGTTGTTGTAAGAGGCCTTGTCGTAGACCGGGATGTACAGACCGCTGAGCTCGAGGTTCCCGTTCTCGATGGCGGCGTACGCGTCACGGAAATCCACGCCTCCGGCCCGAACGCTCTTGACCTCGCTGCCGGTCAGGGCAATGCCGGCCTCGAAGCGCTCGAGGAGTTCGTATTCAAAGTGGGCGCGGCGGTTGTTATACACGATGGCATTCTAGCAGGTTCGCCCCGAGAGCCCGGACCCGCTTTCAGGCTTAACTCCACGGACAGGCCGGCTTAAGGCGGGGGCGGGCCGCCTTTTCAAAACGCACACGAAAGCCTGCGGAATCGCTGCTTAAGCTGGCCGCAGGAGGTAGACATGCTGCTACAAGGACAGGTCGCACTCGTCACCGGGGCCGGTTCGGGCATCGGCCGCGCGATCGCCGAGCTTTTTGCCCGCGAAGGTGCGCGGGTGGGCGCCCTCGGCCACACCGCAGACGAACTGCAAGCGGTCGTAGACGGCATCCGCGCGGCGGGCGGCGAGGCGATGGCGCTGCTGGCCGACGTCAGCGACGCGCGCGCCATGGAAGACGCCGTGACCCGGCTGGCCGCCGAATACGGCCGCATTTCGCTGGTGGTCGCCAACGCCGGAATCAACGGCGTGTGGGCCCCGATCGAGGACCTCTTGCCCGAGGAGTTCGACCAGACGGTGCAGATCAACTTGCGCGGCACCTTCCTCACCCTCAAGTACACCGCTCCCTACCTCAAAGACGGCGGCGGCAGCGTGCTGGTCACCTCGAGCATCAACGGTACGCGGGTGTTCTCGAACACCGGCGCTACGGCCTACGCGGCCACCAAGGCCGCGCAGGTCGCCATGACCAAGATGCTGGCGGTGGAGTGGGGACCGTTCAAGGTGCGGGTGAACGCCATCTGCCCGGGGGCCATCCGGACCGAGATCCAGGAGAACACCGAGACCCGGCACCTGGACCGGGTGGGGGTCGAGGCCGAGTATCCGCAGGGCGAGATCCCGCTGACCGGTCACGAACCGGGCAAGGCCGAGCAGGTCGCGCAACTGGCGCTGTTCCTGGCTTCGGAGAACGCCTCGCACATCTCGGGAACCGAAGTGTGGATCGACGGCGCGGAGTCGCTGCTGCTCGGTTGAAGCCAGCCTGTGACGAGGAGGTGCCCCCAGGGGCACCTCCTCGTTTGGGAGTCGCACGGCCGCATGGTTAAAACGGTGAGCTCTGACCTAAGGGAGACCGCGAAAGGTTAAACTTTGAGGTTGTGGTAGACACCCTCTCCCCCTCGCGCTCACCCGGTGGCCTGCGGCTCGCTCCGCTGGCGTACCTGATCGGCGCCTTCGCGAGCCTGTTCCTGGGCGCGGCCCTCGAGGTGCGCTTCACCTCGGGCGCTGCGGGCACCGCGCTGTACGGCGCGGCGCTGCTGCTGACCTTCGTCGGCCTGCTGCTCAGCGTCCGTTCCCTGCGGCCCTCGGGGTTCACGCGCGGCTGGTACGCGTTGAGCCTGGCGCTGCTGGCCGCCTCGGGCACGCTGGCCCTGCTCGTTTCGTTTCCGTGGCTGCGACTGCTGCCCGGCCTGATCGGGGTGATCTCGGTGCTGCTCTTGATCGCGCGGCCCGGTCACCTCTCGCGGCAGGTGTCGGCCACGCTGTGGGGCTGGCTGCTGACCCTGCCCGCCTTGATCTTGTTGGGTGCGTGGCACTTTGCGCCGGCGTTTTACGCCTTCTGGATCTCGCTGTTCGACCGGGTGAACTTCGTGCGCACCCCGAACTTCGTGGGCTTCGAGAACTACCTGATCGCGCTCACGAACGACCCGATGTTCTGGAAAGCGCTGCGCAACTCGCTGTGGTTCGTGGCGCTGACCGTTCCGACCGGCATCGCGCTGGCCACGGTGGTCGCCATCTTGCTCAACCAGAAGGTGCGCTTCCTCAGCCTGTGGCGCACGCTGTTCTTCTTGCCGTACATCACCGCCCTCACCGCGGCGGCGGCGGTGTGGCGCTGGATCTACGACCCGCAGTTCGGGCTGCTCAACCGCGCCCTGAACACCCCGGGCCTGGACTGGCTCAACACCCCCGAGGGCA contains these protein-coding regions:
- a CDS encoding diacylglycerol kinase family protein; amino-acid sequence: MGSVHPGQTKTSQRLLVIHNPKSGQGSSGLDQFLDLAYDQGYDLFVRQLDSDNPIDHLTKDAEEFDAVVAAGGDGTVSCTAHALQGRGVPLLTYPAGTANLIAQNLHLPTDPQGLLTVLESHATCDLDLGELSAGGRTVGFSMAAGAGIDAEMIRESEALKDRLGVAAYVVGVLKKIGLQESALTLTLDGRRVETHGVSVLIANFGLINFGLPIAPGIDPADGLFTVVVLKGKTTLDLLPHLIDSVRSKLGLGDPAFAERLELHTCRELILEADPPLEVQYDGELMEATTPLRARVLPGAARFICMPPPVETDPQDAEIK
- a CDS encoding tyrosine-type recombinase/integrase codes for the protein MSEALILASKWSQAENRRREGLRAAHTQDADTLIDLMTTYVRLKSSRKGRVSPLTLTHYAESVRRFLEYAGPAESPRLALNQLSGDDLEVWLLHLQEQGLSPASVKRHLYGLRNLFKALVWAGVYKTDPSADVRPPQDATPAHAKKGALPLELYRRLLELPQELHGDGPQMLRDRLMLMLGGTAGLRAAEIVGLDAADLDLRLRRLRVRGKGAKTRVVPLTGTLLEALQAWLRAREVMRLEGRLHTEALLVSLSNKNAGGRLTIRGARNIVNPYLDRAGVPQDWFGLHTLRRTAGTHLYRATRDLHVVADVLGHSNVNTSAIYAKMDADVRLEALEAVERLRQKDDK
- a CDS encoding Rad52/Rad22 family DNA repair protein, which gives rise to MKQLADVQKRLAAPFPSQEVGFKPQAYSRDRKRAMLLAYVDARAVMDRLDEVVPGEWSFEIEVIAGAAVPSVRGSLTIMGVTRQDIGEGDTLKAAASDALKRSAVHFGVSRYLYDLPQFWVAWDDAKNQAAELPQLPDWAKPASERTPGGSHIVAALEALRSDLPSDVEVQRELYRHLKAALEAAHPRSGRAA
- a CDS encoding homoserine/threonine efflux transporter, with amino-acid sequence MATLLTLLLVHLIVLITPGPDFFIVSKTALARSKRVAMATVLGITTGVGLWALLSLIGIHVLFERLAWIQTVLKLAGGAYLLYLGFLMWRGTLGPAAQAPAGETPLAGSAWLGFRSGLLTNLSNPKAIAYFGSIFSTLVTPESGAGLRAAMFAIVLVETFAWFTLVTYLLSLPRMQAAYRRAQVWIDRVAGTVVAGFGLRLLAFSRS
- a CDS encoding AAA family ATPase — encoded protein: MRIDALTVFGFKSFGERVRLEFLGGINAVIGPNGSGKSNVVEAIRWVTHTARARELRAQNSAELIFHGSSGRSPLGMAEVELELSGVQAPELPARLNIARRVYRDGDSEQELLGRPVRARDVQAALRGSGLGVGGLAVIGQGEVSSVVSADTRTLAGYLEEAAGLSKLTHRRTQTLERLDEAHRHLESVRLIESELAARVVALEVEAAQARRHAELSARRALLESALAAHRQQGLKDEIARLTEQETRLSQASVACAAELQRTQAELETVRAALVAAGVQDAEYRRAAGLAEAARARLEAAESLCARLRADRARLEEELASLQVEPPRAERPDLAAQSAALREARARCADLEARATRSERALREAEAARAAAAQRQAAQDARAAARLAEQTRLQALIGEARQALEALEGRLAPLREGTATLEAELASKLQGFETARGEAARLRAEAARLEAAHAPLERERARLEAALNAYARYGEGPRNALRSGLPGIIGSVADTLSVPAEHEVAVTAALGRRLEQVVVEDAETARAVIAHLKRTGGRATFLPLDLIRPRIRRDAALQREHGVIGYASDLVPSDPAIISQHLLGDTLLVESDDVAVRLARRYAARPRMVSRAGEVLEASGALTGGRLRDAGVSVLAEQRRLQELEDELGRLEAALARARSDLEAAAARARDLEAALPDLRACHARAEADLRAAEREAAALQSRLETLTAQLAGSPPEQPADARAEAVTDPARLEAELTELRRQLEAARAAERDQQEAAASARAAQLLWERYDEARARADRVRSRLAALEADLARQSADLEAARAERDAREADLAAHARPEVAPLEARRGELETRYADLTAQLGTLRADLDHARLSRARREAALEALPEVEAVALEGEPRAWQAELARTERDLHALGPINNRAEADFLIESERLAALRRDLSDAQRSADELLEAVGGLERLVSEQLEAAYGRVRRAFHAHAAELCGNGDLEAVRSEDGRLVGLRLAVQPREKRTRSLHLLSAGERTMVGLAFLFSLAEAPEGGGGLPLAILDEVDAPLDEANIRRFAGFLKLLAGRGTQFILVTHQKATMEIADALWGVTTDARGVSRTFSIRAEEAAGLVG
- a CDS encoding GerMN domain-containing protein codes for the protein MKKLLTPFNIIAALLLLLAGGAYFWAARPAPIPEPAQRNEQPRAQAQTVALYFSDAQAERLRTERRSVQPEARDAAALAQAALAALVSGPRNPDLVALVPKDSQTPQVYLRGTHYYVDLPDAYGKLRYGSSGETMLVCGIVRTLLDLPPASSERDVTFLVDGENAETLLGHMDLQDPFRAEDCPVQ
- a CDS encoding N-acetylmuramoyl-L-alanine amidase → MRFKRRWIALGACALLTLAAAQVTVSRLQLNGRSQPSILLYGQEYVRRETLAGEFQVTRDGDLIRVEQGGRVALIPLDYNSAAAPYQNYVYQSGFERRIGQAATVVNGNLYLPVATLAQAFGAEYTPGRFQQGGRQLLGVASKAEAKYDRLVLTLSRGVTPAARLEGDRLVLSLPGTSGKEATYTTRGKFLKRAVVTAKNGGLTVSADLPSGAGYRLHTLPPEPGRPARVILDAGPAFEREQSALEARVLKPLVVIDAGHGGTDPGVGRGLTEKAVTLELAREVGRLLSKAGWVVRYTRTSDTDVPLAERADLARRSDVFLSLHLGGLPGARGSGAALYRLEGDSPLQLIHALRSKDTSEFPLAVSPPEDSARLGAEIATDLKRAGFDVHQRATRKLYLLEQAPRAALLVELGWPSSDADLERLEDPQQLRSAAAAIARAVARYLTPPKAERPENPT
- the smpB gene encoding SsrA-binding protein SmpB, whose protein sequence is MYNNRRAHFEYELLERFEAGIALTGSEVKSVRAGGVDFRDAYAAIENGNLELSGLYIPVYDKASYNNHEPRRKRRLLLHAEEIEKIRRALEQKGLTVVPTKLYFKGRYAKVEIALARGKKLHDKRRTEAEKTVKRELREL
- a CDS encoding SDR family oxidoreductase, producing the protein MLLQGQVALVTGAGSGIGRAIAELFAREGARVGALGHTADELQAVVDGIRAAGGEAMALLADVSDARAMEDAVTRLAAEYGRISLVVANAGINGVWAPIEDLLPEEFDQTVQINLRGTFLTLKYTAPYLKDGGGSVLVTSSINGTRVFSNTGATAYAATKAAQVAMTKMLAVEWGPFKVRVNAICPGAIRTEIQENTETRHLDRVGVEAEYPQGEIPLTGHEPGKAEQVAQLALFLASENASHISGTEVWIDGAESLLLG
- a CDS encoding ABC transporter permease subunit encodes the protein MVDTLSPSRSPGGLRLAPLAYLIGAFASLFLGAALEVRFTSGAAGTALYGAALLLTFVGLLLSVRSLRPSGFTRGWYALSLALLAASGTLALLVSFPWLRLLPGLIGVISVLLLIARPGHLSRQVSATLWGWLLTLPALILLGAWHFAPAFYAFWISLFDRVNFVRTPNFVGFENYLIALTNDPMFWKALRNSLWFVALTVPTGIALATVVAILLNQKVRFLSLWRTLFFLPYITALTAAAAVWRWIYDPQFGLLNRALNTPGLDWLNTPEGIFGLALGRFGLEVPEAWAGPSVALCAVIVMSIWHQLGYGVVILLAGLQSIPQEYYEAAQLDGAGWWDQIRHITWPLLSPTTFFLAVTGLIGAFQVFTQIYVLTPTGGVLGDTTTIVMYLYNKGFRDSNFSYASALAFILFVLVFVGTLVQNRVLSRRVTYDL